One stretch of Balneolaceae bacterium DNA includes these proteins:
- the tgt gene encoding tRNA guanosine(34) transglycosylase Tgt, giving the protein MFELETVASSTKARAGKLTTDHGTIQTPFFMPVGTHASVKAVRQDELAERVRAQILLANTYHLYLRPGNEIIGKAGGLHRFMSWERPILTDSGGYQVYSLSDNRELTEKGARFKSHLDGSEHWFTPENVVETQRVLGSDIMMVLDECPPYPAERSYVKESMRLTHRWEERGRQAFLDTEPQYGHRQFQFGIVQGGTFRDLRRESALAVAEMGFEGIAIGGLSVGEPTELMYEMTDLNTDDLPAGKPRYLMGVGTPANLLHAVARGVDMFDCVIPTRNARTGQIFTRNGVINLKNAKWKNHHKALDEEFPTSLCRDYSMAYVHHLFRNDELLGLQLASLHNLTFYMWLMRQMREQIREDTFAGWYAGTAEQVAQKI; this is encoded by the coding sequence TTGTTTGAATTAGAGACAGTCGCCAGCTCCACCAAGGCCCGCGCCGGGAAGCTGACCACCGACCACGGCACGATCCAAACCCCCTTTTTCATGCCCGTCGGCACCCACGCCAGCGTAAAGGCCGTCCGCCAGGATGAGCTGGCGGAGCGGGTCAGGGCACAGATCTTACTCGCCAATACCTACCATCTATACCTGCGTCCAGGCAACGAAATTATTGGCAAGGCCGGAGGACTGCATCGCTTTATGTCGTGGGAGCGTCCCATTCTCACCGATTCGGGCGGCTACCAGGTCTACTCGCTCTCCGACAACCGAGAGCTGACGGAGAAGGGGGCCCGGTTCAAGAGCCACCTGGACGGCTCCGAGCACTGGTTCACTCCCGAAAATGTGGTGGAAACCCAGCGCGTGCTGGGCTCCGATATAATGATGGTGCTCGACGAGTGTCCGCCCTACCCCGCCGAGCGCTCTTACGTGAAGGAATCCATGCGGCTTACCCACCGGTGGGAAGAGCGGGGGAGGCAGGCCTTCCTGGACACTGAGCCCCAGTATGGACACCGGCAGTTCCAGTTCGGCATCGTGCAGGGGGGCACCTTTCGCGACCTGCGCCGGGAGTCGGCGCTGGCTGTGGCGGAGATGGGCTTCGAGGGCATCGCCATCGGGGGACTCAGCGTAGGCGAGCCGACCGAGCTGATGTACGAAATGACGGACTTGAATACGGACGACCTCCCCGCCGGCAAGCCGCGCTACCTGATGGGGGTGGGCACGCCCGCCAACCTGCTGCACGCCGTGGCCCGGGGAGTGGACATGTTCGACTGCGTGATTCCCACGCGTAACGCCCGGACCGGACAGATCTTCACGCGTAACGGGGTGATCAACCTCAAGAACGCCAAGTGGAAGAACCACCATAAGGCGCTGGACGAGGAGTTTCCCACCAGCCTATGCCGGGACTACAGCATGGCCTACGTGCACCACCTGTTCCGCAACGACGAGCTGCTGGGACTGCAGCTCGCCTCCCTGCACAATCTCACCTTTTATATGTGGCTGATGCGTCAGATGCGCGAGCAGATCCGGGAGGACACCTTCGCCGGCTGGTACGCCGGGACGGCCGAGCAGGTGGCGCAGAAGATCTGA
- a CDS encoding polyprenol monophosphomannose synthase, with the protein MRSDTLIIVPTYNESHNIVRLIEMVFGLDTEMDLLIVDDGSPDGTAELVEEKQSDYPDRLHMIRREGKLGLGTAYVRGFEFALERDYIYICEMDADFSHNPEDLPHLVDEVRENRADLAIGSRYSKGISIVNWPLSRLILSFTANLYARFITGLPIHDTTAGFKCIHRRVLEKISVGNIRSNGYAFQIELHFRAWQAGFRLKEVSIIFREREEGVSKMSKAIVWEAIWRVWTLKVQSIVGTL; encoded by the coding sequence ATGCGTTCCGATACTCTCATCATCGTCCCCACCTACAACGAGTCGCACAACATCGTGCGGCTGATTGAGATGGTGTTCGGGCTGGACACAGAGATGGATCTGCTGATCGTGGACGACGGCTCGCCTGACGGGACGGCCGAACTGGTGGAGGAGAAACAATCCGACTACCCGGACCGCCTCCACATGATCCGCCGGGAGGGTAAGCTTGGATTGGGTACGGCCTACGTGCGGGGTTTCGAGTTCGCCCTGGAGCGGGATTATATCTACATATGCGAAATGGACGCCGACTTCTCCCACAACCCTGAAGATCTCCCCCACCTGGTCGACGAGGTCAGGGAGAACCGGGCGGATCTGGCCATCGGCTCCCGCTATTCCAAGGGTATAAGCATCGTCAACTGGCCGCTGAGCCGGCTCATTCTTTCGTTCACCGCCAACCTCTATGCGCGCTTCATCACCGGCCTCCCCATACACGACACCACCGCGGGCTTCAAATGCATTCACCGCAGGGTGCTCGAGAAAATCTCCGTGGGCAACATTCGTTCCAACGGCTATGCCTTCCAGATCGAACTGCATTTCCGTGCCTGGCAGGCCGGATTCCGCCTGAAGGAGGTCTCCATCATCTTCCGGGAGCGCGAGGAAGGGGTCTCCAAGATGTCCAAGGCCATCGTATGGGAGGCGATCTGGAGGGTCTGGACCCTGAAGGTGCAGAGTATCGTGGGGACGCTCTAG
- a CDS encoding 6-bladed beta-propeller, whose product MVMELSPMRSLPIAVILCTCLALLSCEMGTSPVPTNTQKVPAYIDSLDNVDIVSIREEGLDTAEIEKVGIYQSNEEVFIKGYPGEVMVDMKGQVYIEAFVPGEAGIYVFDSDGKYVTTIGRHGKGPGEFLTLAALNLKNGRLYIYDAHQEKISAFSTDTFELVYEETIKRDSLESKDLLAMQPRNELFIKEDSSFVMNFFRAVNSNEYRNIHYLAISSRGQIKPQKLITVKRSTIYEPATSHNSGGYFRVARTLPFSRGSLVALSSNGTFYTNWNDDFLIKEYAPDGSYRRAYYYPYVRSELSVSEIEVGDGMRSLIDDNRDVLPDTWPAVHTIETDDQDRLWISTITESDSTFQWWVLNGHGKLVARFRWKGSRDDRSGMLKPMITIHNNHIYTRKLDFRNEVYQIIKYRVSFKPHPHFQPRR is encoded by the coding sequence ATGGTCATGGAACTGTCTCCAATGAGAAGTCTCCCAATTGCAGTAATATTGTGTACTTGTTTGGCCCTTCTAAGCTGCGAAATGGGAACATCACCGGTACCTACTAATACTCAAAAGGTGCCTGCTTATATCGACTCTCTGGACAATGTAGATATTGTTTCCATAAGAGAAGAAGGTCTTGATACGGCCGAAATAGAAAAAGTGGGTATCTATCAAAGCAATGAAGAAGTGTTTATCAAGGGATATCCGGGTGAAGTCATGGTCGATATGAAAGGCCAGGTTTATATTGAAGCATTTGTACCAGGAGAAGCTGGTATATATGTGTTCGACTCAGATGGAAAGTATGTTACGACCATAGGACGACATGGTAAAGGTCCGGGAGAGTTCCTTACTCTGGCAGCATTGAATCTCAAGAACGGTCGTTTATATATCTATGATGCGCATCAGGAGAAAATTTCGGCCTTTTCCACAGATACCTTCGAGCTAGTATATGAAGAAACCATAAAAAGAGATTCACTTGAGAGCAAGGATCTGTTGGCTATGCAACCAAGAAATGAACTATTCATCAAGGAGGACAGCTCATTCGTAATGAATTTTTTCCGTGCTGTAAACTCCAATGAATACAGAAATATTCATTATTTGGCAATATCATCCCGGGGCCAGATTAAGCCCCAAAAATTGATTACGGTCAAGCGCTCTACAATATATGAACCGGCAACCTCGCATAATTCAGGAGGGTACTTCAGGGTAGCTAGAACATTGCCCTTTTCCCGCGGATCGTTGGTTGCTTTATCCAGCAATGGAACATTCTATACAAACTGGAATGATGATTTTTTAATTAAGGAATATGCGCCGGATGGTAGCTACAGGCGAGCCTATTACTATCCCTATGTGCGAAGTGAATTATCCGTATCTGAAATTGAGGTCGGCGATGGCATGAGATCATTAATTGACGATAATCGAGATGTCTTACCGGATACCTGGCCTGCAGTTCATACCATTGAAACCGATGACCAGGATCGTTTATGGATATCAACCATAACAGAAAGTGATTCAACTTTTCAATGGTGGGTATTGAACGGCCATGGTAAATTAGTAGCTCGATTCAGATGGAAAGGAAGTAGGGACGACCGAAGTGGGATGCTCAAGCCTATGATTACAATCCACAATAATCATATTTACACTCGAAAACTCGACTTCAGGAATGAAGTCTATCAGATTATAAAATACCGGGTTTCCTTCAAACCGCATCCGCATTTTCAGCCAAGGCGGTAG